In the Symphalangus syndactylus isolate Jambi chromosome 17, NHGRI_mSymSyn1-v2.1_pri, whole genome shotgun sequence genome, CAGCAAGGTAAGGAAGAGCTTAAGTTCTAAGAAGATCCAGAAGATGGGAAGTAGGTATTCAGAGGCTAGGTATGTTGGAAAAATGAGAAGAGACTCTGCTGGGGAAAACGGGGCTGTAGATGCTGTGCTGACCTATTCCTCCTTCCATTTCCTGTTGTTTTACCTCCTGCTcccactctctcttttctcccctgCCCTCAACAGAAGGTGCTGGGGCTGCTGCTGGCACATTCAGCAGATGTGAATGCCCGGGACAAGCTGTGGCAGACACCACTGCACGTGGCTGCTGCCAACCGGGCCACCAAGTGTGCTGAGGCTCTGGCACCCCTGTTGAGCAGCCTGAACGTGGCTGACAGGAGCGGGCGCAGTGCTCTGCACCATGCAGTGCATAGTGGGCATCTTGAGGTGAGGACTGTTCCCATCCAGGCCCAGCTGGGGCTTTCCCTTTTCTTACTTTCCTACTCACCTTTCCCTGTTTCTGGGCCCTCAAGCCTGAAGGAGAAACAGCCCGGATGGTTATATAAACACTTAAGCTCAAGCACTAAATGAATGGTCAGACTAGATTAAAATTCTTAACTTGGACTTCAGGAGGTTGATAAAACCTTGGATTTTGCatggaaaatatttgcatacacGCCTTTCTGAAGAGAGTCCATGTCTTTCAGCACATTTGCAAAGACTTACATGAGTTTAACAACCACCAGATCACCTGAAGAGACTCCCTTGTTTCTCTTAAAGTTCCAAATCTCTCTAGTATCTCCTCCTTAAGTgcctgcttctgctgttccctCGAGTCTTCCAGGTTGTTTTGCTCATGGAAAAAGGCATtaggctgcctcagcctcttcaggaGATGAGGCCTCTGCTCTTAGGTAGGTTGAGGGCACGAATCTGGCTCTGAACAGGTGTCTTTCATATCCTGATACAGACAGTGAACCTGCTCCTCAACAAGGGAGCCAGCCTGAATGTCTGTGACAAAAAGGAGCGGCAGCCTCTGCACTGGGCAGCTTTTCTAGGTGAGAGAGAATACACGGGAAAATCAGAAATTTGACATTTAGGATTCCTAGGGCAGGGATATGGGGTTGCAGCCTTTGAAGAGAGGAGTGCAGGGCCTTAGAGTTTACCTTCTACTTCCTTTAGAGTGTATTCTCTTTTCTCAGGGCACTTGGAGGTCCTGAAACTGCTGGTGGCACGGGGAGCAGACCTCGGCTGCAAGGACCGCAAGGGCTATGGGCTGCTCCATACAGCTGCTGCCAGTGGCCAGATTGAAGTGGTGAAGTACCTGCTTCGGATGGGAGCGGAGGTCAGGGCTTTGAGCTCTGGGGTTGGGAACTATGGGCAGCAAGTAGGAGATTATAGTCTGTTATGGAGATATGAGGTATTGGGATGTTGGTGTAGTTTTGGGAAGTTGGAAGGACGTGGTGGAGAGGGTCTGAATAATGCTTACCTTAACTGTAGTACCCTTAGTACCTTAGTACCTTGGGTCAGAAACCCGAGAAGAACTGAGGCAGTCGTTGGATTTCTGGGATCTGTAGGCTATATGTGCTGGCTTCTACTTTGTTTAAACTGATACCGCCTTACTGTCACCCCTGAATATCCAGATTGATGAGCCCAACGCTTTTGGAAACACAGCTTTGCACATCGCCTGCTACCTGGGCCAGGATGCTGTGGCTATTGAGCTGGTGAATGCCGGAGCCAATGTCAACCAGCCGAATGACAAGGGCTTCACGCCACTGCATGTGGCTGCAGTCTCCACCAATGGCGCTCTCTGCTTGGAGCTATTGGTTAATAATGGGGCTGACGTCAACTACCAGGTGCCTGAAGGGATAAAGCTTAGACCAGTGGGGAGCGAAACTTGGATCTAGGGGTCCTGACTATATCTGGATAGCTCTCTTGGGGAATTATCCACTTGCTTCCTGGGGTAATCAGACCTTGCCAGGGACTCAGGAGAGAGTGGGCTAAGAAGGTGCCATATGACCCTTTTGTCCTTAGAGATATGTCCTTGGAAGGGAGGTAGGGCATTCTCTGTGCTTTgcactggaaaaaaacaaaaacaaaaacccaccatGTTTCCACAGAGCAAAGAAGGGAAAAGTCCTCTGCACATGGCTGCAATCCATGGCCGTTTCACACGCTCCCAGATCCTCATCCAGAATGGTATGGACCTGGGAGACTTTGTGCTCTCATCCCCTCCTCCCCCAAGGAACTCATTTCTAGAATCTAGGGAGATTCCTAacttccttctcctgccctcttccAGTAGGATAGGCCCTTGGAACTCTGACCAAGGGACCTGTGGAAATggccctgctctgccctgcccAGTCTCCTAAGGCCTAGAAACAGGATAAAACATGTAGAATCCTGGGCCTGGCACCTGATACATAGTAGAAACTCAAATCGTGGCTAGCTCGCAAAAGTGGTCTTAAGCCTGAGGTCTGCCTGAGCTTGTGTGTGTGCATCCCCTCACAGGCAGCGAGATTGATTGTGCCGACAAATTTGGGAACACGCCACTGCATGTGGCTGCTCGCTATGGACACGAGCTGCTCATCAGCACCCTCATGACCAACGGCGCAGATACCGCCCGGTGAGTCAGGGCCCCGACTCCACTTCTGGGCTGCCCAGATCTGCACAGACTGCTCACATCAACCATGGAGGCACAGATAAGCTTGCCAAAGGGCACCTTGGAGAACCTCCTACCCTGACTCTAGGGTGGTGGTGGGGCACAGAAGAGGTCTTACTTGGTCCCTCATTGACCCAAGGACTGAGTCCCTCAACTTCTCTCTAGGCGTGGCATCCATGACATGTTCCCCCTGCACTTAGCTGTTCTCTTTGGATTCTCTGACTGTTGTCGTAAGCTTCTCTCCTCAGGTATGTGCTGATGGGCTGGGGATTTGCAGGTGTATAGGAGAGCAAAGGCCTTTCCCTCCCTGCTGAACACTCTCAGATGTGACCTGTGGCTGTTCTGTGCCTCCAGGTCAGTTGTACAGCATTGTGTCTTCACTCAGCAACGAGCATGTGCTTTCAGCTGGGTTTGACATCAATACACCTGACAACCTTGGCCGTACCTGTCTTCATGCTGCTGCTTCCGGAGGGtgagttctctttctctctcccatgCTTTGAGCAGGGAGCTGGGCAAAGGTCTGGGTCCCTCATTCTTGCCTGCCCAGATCTATTCCCCCTCTCACAATGAAAGCAGTCACAGCAGAAAGGCCTTGCTAGTTCCATCCATCCTTAGCCCCACCCTGGGCCTGTGGCTTCCCTTTGAGGCTGTAACTCTCTTAACACATCCTTCTTTTAGGAATGTTGAATGTCTTAATTTGCTGTTGAGCAGTGGAGCTGACTTGAGGAGGAGGGACAAATTTGGCAGGTATGCTAATATGCAGGGGTAAACATAGGGAATGTCTGATTAGAGAAACAAATGGTAGAGGGAGGAAGGGTTGAGATTGGAGAGTTAAATAAGGAGAATGTTACAAAGCAGCATTTGGCTGCACATCTGATTGCATTTGGATCTGTCTCTGATTCTCTTCCCCACCCTCCTTCACTTCTTCCCCAGGACCCCACTGCACTATGCAGCTGCTAACGGTAGCTACCAGTGTGCAGTAACATTGGTGACTGCTGGGGCAGGTGTCAACGAGGCCGACTGTAAAGGCTGCTCTCCCCTCCACTACGCTGCCGCTTCCGACACTTACAGGAGGTGAGGCTACCAGTCTGGTCCTTCTCAGCCCCATTCACCTCCCTGAGCCTGGCcctaactttctctctctcttccccagagCGGAATCCCATACGCCTTCCAGCCATGATGCCGAAGAGGACGAGCCACTGAAGGAGTCCCGCAGGAAGGAGGCCTTCTTGTGAGTAGCAGAGAGGGCCCCTGGGATGTGCTTTCCTGAACCCATGCAAGCTCTGGCCCTACTGTCCTCCTATCTAATCTGAACCTCTACCCTACACTGCCGCTGTCCTGCCAGTCAGCCAGCAGTGTCTTGAGCCCTCTGGGTATAGTCCAGAGTGGGCAAAGACAAAAGTATGAGATTGAAGCTCAGGagcttcagggaaaaaaaaatcccaaaagtaTGAGACATAGTTGCTTCCCTGaaggaatggattttttttttggagacagagtctcactctgttgcccaggctggaatgcagtggtgtgatctcagctcaccacgcccggccggtctTCTTGAGAGGATTAGAAAAGCTAAATgtacaaaataatttgtttattccACAAACATTAATTGAATATTTACTTACTAGGTTCCAAGTACTGTGCTAGATACTAAGGATAAaagatgaggctgggcgtggtggctcaagcctgtaatcctagcactttgggaggctgaggtaggcagatcacctgaggttaggagttcaagaccagcctgaccaacatggtgaaaccccatctctactaaaaatacaaaaaattaaccaggtgtggtggcgcacacctataatcccagctactcaggaggccgaggcagcagagttgcttgaaccagggaggtggaggttgcagtgagccgagatctcgccactgcactccagcctgggcaaccgaacaagactctgtctcgaaaaaattaaaattaaaaataggctgggtgcggtgcttcacgcctataatcccagcactttgggaggccgaggcaggcagatcatctggggtcaggagttcgagaccagcctggccaacgtggtgaaaccgcgtctctactaaaaatacaaaaattagccggtcatggtggcaggcacctgtagtcccagctactcgggtggctgaggcaggagaatcacttgaaccagggaggtggaggttgcagtgagccaagatcatgccaatccactccagcctgggtgacagagtgagactctgtctcaaaaaaaaaacaaataaataaaattaaataaaaatttaaaaagaggccgggcgcggtggctcacgcttgtaatcccagcactttgggaggccgaggcgggcggatcacgaggtcaggagatcgagaccacagtgaaaccccgtctctactaaaaatacaaaaaattagccgggcgtggtggcgggcgcctgtagtcccagctactcggagaggctgaggcaggagaatggcatgaacccgggaggcggagcttgcagtgagccgagattgcgccactgcactccagtctgggtgacagagtgatactccatctcaaaaaaaaaaaaaaaatttaaaaaggatgaATTGTCCCAaatttctgtcttttgaaaaCTAATAATCTATTGGGAAAGCTAAATAAAAGGACACTTATgcatactaatgtaagatgttaatgaCAGGGGAAACTAGGTATAGGGTATGTGAGAACTCCCTATACtatcttcacaatttttttttctttttttttttttaattaatttattttgtaggTCAGGgatctctttatgttgcccacaccggtctcgaactcctgggctcaagcaatcctcctgcctcagactcccaaagtgctgggattacagatatgagccaccacacctagcccaaaatttttctataataatattctaaaacaaaaagtttattttttgctgggcatggtggcacatgcatatattcccagttactcaggaggcaggtgcaggtaaggcaagaggatcatgcaaacccaggagtttgaggctgtagtgcactatgatcatgcctatgaatagccactgcaccccagcctgggcagcatagtgagaccccgtctctaaagaAAAGCccacaaaaatcagctaggcacagtgactcatgcctgtaatcccagcactgaggtgggaggattgcttgagcccaagagtatgagaccagcctggctaacacataatgagaacccatctctattttatttaattaaatttatttatttatttatttatttgagatggagtcttgctctgtcacccaggctctagtgcagttgcgtgatctcggctcactgcaacctctacctctggggttcaagcgattctcctgcctcttcctcctgagtagctgggattacaggtgtctaccaccacgctcggctaattttttttttttctttttttttttttttttgaagaccaagtctcactctgttgcccaggctggagtgcagtggcatgatcttggctcactgcaacctccacctcctgggttcaagcaattctgtctcagcctcctgagtagctgggaatacaggtgcacgctgccacacccggctaaatttttgtattttagtacagatggggtttcattgtgttgcccaggctggtctcgaactcctgagctcaggtgatccccctgccttggcctcccaaagtgctaggattgcaggtgtaagccaccatgcccagcctaatttttgtatttttagtagagacagggtttcgccatgttggccaggctggccacgaactcctgaccgcaggtgatctgcccacctcagcctcccaaagtgctgggattacaagcgtgagcgacCGAGCCAGgcccctgtctctatttaaaataagtaaattaaataatttttttttaagatttattttttaaaaaaggacactAAAATCCAAGAGGCTCAGCTGTTAACCTTCAGCAAGTTACTTCTTTATGCCTCAATTTCATCATCCACAGTAAGGATAAAAATAGTATCTACTTCATAGGAtctttatgaggattaaattatttaatatacatgAAGTACTTAGAACTGTGCTTGACAGTAAGtgctactttattattattactactactacaaCTACTACTAAGGTATGAGAAGACTGCCAAGGGAGCACAGAGGAAGAGGCACCTTCCCCAGGGAAGGCTGGGAAAGGCCTCACAGAGGAGAGAAGCTGGGACTGAGTTTGAGATGAACAGGACTTATTCGGGTGGGCTGGGAGGAGAAAGCATCGTAGGGCAGGGGTTGGCGTGCCTGGAGGTGGGGAAAGCATGTTGGTCAGCGGAAGGCTGATAACTGAACATCATGCTCTAGTTTCTCTAGGAGAGCATTCAGAGGATAAAGGAGGGCATTGAAGCCAGAGGGGTTCAGGGCAGACCTTGAGAAGGTAAAGTGGGTCTGGAGCTGGCATTGGAGAATGGGTAGGATTTAGAGAACCTACCTAGAGCTGAGGATGGGTGGCGGCCAGGTAGGCCTGGAGGGGTTCCCTTGGTCCTCTCCTCTGGCCCTCCCAGAACTGTGCCCTCCTGGGCTGGGCCTGTCCCTGCCTCACAGTCTACCCCCGGCTCCTCAGCTGTCTGGAGTTCTTACTGGATAACGGTGCAGACCCCTCCCTGCGGGACAGGCAGGGCTACACAGCTGTGCACTATGCAGCCGCCTATGGCAACAGACAGAACCTCGAACTGGTATGTGTTGGGGCCCGGCCTGCAGGAGGGGAGGCAGGGGCGGGGCACAGGGTTTGTGGATTCCGAAACTAAGGGTTCAATTAAATGTGGTCTTTAGATCCAGAGGCTTAGTGGGGATTACTGCGAGTCGGGGACTGAGGTACTATCTTGGGAGTTCCAGAGTCTCAGCACCTActttcctgtcctttgcagctcTTAGAAATGTCCTTTAACTGCCTGGAGGATGTGGAGAGCACCATTCCAGTCAGCCCTTTGCACTTAGCTGTGAGTCCCACGTCTTTTTCTGTTGCCTTCCTTGTCCTACCTGTTCCCAGGCCCTAACAAAGGTACCAGCACTTGTGAAGTTATCCTTGCTTCTGCCTTTTTGTGGGAGAGGGGATAAGCCCAGTGCAGGGTTGGAAGCCTTGAGGGGCCCAAGGAGCTTGTCTAGGACTAAGACCTTGAGCTTCCCAGGGACCCCAAGagcagagaaggggaagggaggagcagGGAAGGTCCCGAGCTGTGTGCACTGGTTGCCTGCGCCCCGCCAGGCCTACAACGGTCACTGTGAAGCCTTGAAGACGCTGGCGGAGACGCTGGTGAATCTGGACGTAAGGGACCACAAGGGCCGGACCGCACTCTTCCTGGCCACGGAGCGCGGCTCTACTGAGTGTGTGGAGGTGCTTACAGCCCACGGCGCCTCTGCCCTCATCAAGGAGCGCAAGCGCAAGTGGACGCCCCTGCACGCTGCTGGTTAGTGCCCACTTTAGGCTGCTGCCCTACCCTTGCCATGCCAGATCCCTCCTGGATGGGAATGGGGCTGGAAAGTGAAGTAGGGTGAGGAGAATGGAGACTTCAAGCCCTGATTCATAGCTTCCTATCCTCAGAGATTTCTCCATGGCCCAGGTCGTCCTGTAACATTGACCCCAAGTCCTTTAGGCTTGACCTtgcctcccttcttcctcctggccctgccctgacacGGGGTCCCTTTCCCCTAGCTGCCTCTGGCCACACTGACTCCCTGCACTTGCTGATCGACAGTGGGGAACGAGCTGACATCACAGATGTCATGGATGCCTATGGACAGTGAGTGTGGGCCAGGGTGGGGTGCAGGTTTTCCAGTCCTTGCGGGATCCTCACTTCTCCTCCTGCCTTTCTGTAGGACCCCACTGATGCTGGCCATCATGAATGGCCATGTGGACTGTGTACATCTGCTGCTAGAGAAAGGATCCACAGCTGATGCTGCTGACCTCCGGGGCCGCACCGCCCTCCACCGCGGGGTGAGTGAGCTTCTAGGGGGGATTGTTTGCACATGGGCCTCAGTGTGGGAGCATGGGACTCACCAGCAGTAGGGAATCCAGTTGTCTAGGAGGCAAGCCAGGATTTTGTgcccagtcttttttcttttttcttttctttttttttgagacagggtctcactcccattgcccaggttggagtgcagtgacactatcacagctcactgcagccttgacttcctgggctcaggtgatcctcgcacctcagcctcctaagtagctgaaaccataggcacatgccaccatgcccagctaatttttgtattttttgtagatatggggtcttaccatcttgcccaagctggtcttgaactcctgggttcaagtgatccccctaccttggcctcccgaagtgctgggattacaggcaggagccaccaggcCCACGCTGTGCCCAGGATCTTATTGAGCTTTGTGCTTGCTCCAGGATGAGTCCCTGATGTCCCCAGCTGATTTCCCTGATAtctgtgctttatttatttatttattttattttatttatttttttttttgtgtgtgtgggcaacatggctgtttatttcagctgggtgcaggcgggctgagtccgaaaagagtc is a window encoding:
- the ANKRD52 gene encoding serine/threonine-protein phosphatase 6 regulatory ankyrin repeat subunit C isoform X1, encoding MGILSITDQPPLVQAIFSRDVEEVRSLLSQKENINVLDQERRTPLHAAAYVGDVPILQLLLMSGANVNAKDTLWLTPLHRAAASRNEKVLGLLLAHSADVNARDKLWQTPLHVAAANRATKCAEALAPLLSSLNVADRSGRSALHHAVHSGHLETVNLLLNKGASLNVCDKKERQPLHWAAFLGHLEVLKLLVARGADLGCKDRKGYGLLHTAAASGQIEVVKYLLRMGAEIDEPNAFGNTALHIACYLGQDAVAIELVNAGANVNQPNDKGFTPLHVAAVSTNGALCLELLVNNGADVNYQSKEGKSPLHMAAIHGRFTRSQILIQNGSEIDCADKFGNTPLHVAARYGHELLISTLMTNGADTARRGIHDMFPLHLAVLFGFSDCCRKLLSSGQLYSIVSSLSNEHVLSAGFDINTPDNLGRTCLHAAASGGNVECLNLLLSSGADLRRRDKFGRTPLHYAAANGSYQCAVTLVTAGAGVNEADCKGCSPLHYAAASDTYRRAESHTPSSHDAEEDEPLKESRRKEAFFCLEFLLDNGADPSLRDRQGYTAVHYAAAYGNRQNLELLLEMSFNCLEDVESTIPVSPLHLAAYNGHCEALKTLAETLVNLDVRDHKGRTALFLATERGSTECVEVLTAHGASALIKERKRKWTPLHAAAASGHTDSLHLLIDSGERADITDVMDAYGQTPLMLAIMNGHVDCVHLLLEKGSTADAADLRGRTALHRGAVTGCEDCLAALLDHDAFVLCRDFKGRTPIHLASACGHTAVLRTLLQAALSTDPLDAGVDYSGYSPMHWASYTGHEDCLELLLEHSPFSYLEGNPFTPLHCAVINNQDSTTEMLLGALGAKIVNSRDAKGRTPLHAAAFADNVSGLRMLLQHQAEVNATDHTGRTALMTAAENGQTAAVEFLLYRGKADLTVLDENKNTALHLACSKGHEKCALMILAETQDLGLINATNSALQMPLHIAARNGLASVVQALLSRGATVLAVDEEGHTPALACAPNKDVADCLALILSTMKPFPPKDTVSPFSFSLLKNCSIAAAKTINDPAPSRPLLTSSPSRLRVLPPHSGFLCCFGASTTVVVMALGWVLFIKILLLLLALCPASIPVVGGKEGQPDPFPLAPSALSGHGQ
- the ANKRD52 gene encoding serine/threonine-protein phosphatase 6 regulatory ankyrin repeat subunit C isoform X2, with amino-acid sequence MGILSITDQPPLVQAIFSRDVEEVRSLLSQKENINVLDQERRTPLHAAAYVGDVPILQLLLMSGANVNAKDTLWLTPLHRAAASRNEKVLGLLLAHSADVNARDKLWQTPLHVAAANRATKCAEALAPLLSSLNVADRSGRSALHHAVHSGHLETVNLLLNKGASLNVCDKKERQPLHWAAFLGHLEVLKLLVARGADLGCKDRKGYGLLHTAAASGQIEVVKYLLRMGAEIDEPNAFGNTALHIACYLGQDAVAIELVNAGANVNQPNDKGFTPLHVAAVSTNGALCLELLVNNGADVNYQSKEGKSPLHMAAIHGRFTRSQILIQNGSEIDCADKFGNTPLHVAARYGHELLISTLMTNGADTARRGIHDMFPLHLAVLFGFSDCCRKLLSSGQLYSIVSSLSNEHVLSAGFDINTPDNLGRTCLHAAASGGNVECLNLLLSSGADLRRRDKFGRTPLHYAAANGSYQCAVTLVTAGAGVNEADCKGCSPLHYAAASDTYRRAESHTPSSHDAEEDEPLKESRRKEAFFCLEFLLDNGADPSLRDRQGYTAVHYAAAYGNRQNLELLLEMSFNCLEDVESTIPVSPLHLAAYNGHCEALKTLAETLVNLDVRDHKGRTALFLATERGSTECVEVLTAHGASALIKERKRKWTPLHAAAASGHTDSLHLLIDSGERADITDVMDAYGQTPLMLAIMNGHVDCVHLLLEKGSTADAADLRGRTALHRGAVTGCEDCLAALLDHDAFVLCRDFKGRTPIHLASACGHTAVLRTLLQAALSTDPLDAGVDYSGYSPMHWASYTGHEDCLELLLEHSPFSYLEGNPFTPLHCAVINNQDSTTEMLLGALGAKIVNSRDAKGRTPLHAAAFADNVSGLRMLLQHQAEVNATDHTGRTALMTAAENGQTAAVEFLLYRGKADLTVLDENKNTALHLACSKGHEKCALMILAETQDLGLINATNSALQMPLHIAARNGLASVVQALLSRGATVLAVDEEGHTPALACAPNKDVADCLALILSTMKPFPPKDTVSPFSFSLLKNCSIAAAKTVGGCGALPHGASCPYSQERPGAIGLDGCYSE